Proteins encoded together in one Lathyrus oleraceus cultivar Zhongwan6 chromosome 5, CAAS_Psat_ZW6_1.0, whole genome shotgun sequence window:
- the LOC127079050 gene encoding uncharacterized protein LOC127079050, with amino-acid sequence MKQKFKGSSRVKKAQLQTLRTEFEILKMKEGETINAYFVRTLLIAKRMKACCESLKEADITGKILRSLDTKFNYVVSSIEESNNVDILIVDELKSSILIHEKRMKSLLEETQALKVTNEERDGRGKDTFRGQRRGGGRQFFDKSAVECFKCHSLGHFQYECRSSKKRAHYVEIDAKDEILLMT; translated from the coding sequence ATGAAGCAGAAGTTTAAGGGGTCATCAAGAGTTAAGAAAGCACAACTCCAAACCCTAAGAACTGAATTCGAAATTCTGAAGATGAAAGAAGGGGAAACTATCAATGCCTATTTTGTAAGAACACTTTTAATTGCCAAGAGGATGAAAGCATGCTGTGAGAGTCTCAAAGAAGCTGATATCACAGGGAAAATTCTTCGATCCTTAGATACAAAATTCAACTATGTGGTAAGTTCGATTGAAGAATCAAATAATGTTGATATTTTAATTGTGGATGAACTAAAAAGTAGCATTTTAATTCATGAAAAAAGGATGAAATCATTGTTAGAAGAAACTCAAGCATTAAAAGTTACAAATGAAGAGCGAGATGGACGAGGCAAAGACACATTTAGGGGTCAACGAAGAGGCGGGGGCAGGCAATTCTTTGACAAATCTGCTGTTGAATGCTTTAAATGTCATAGTTTAGGGCATTTTCAGTATGAATGTCGTAGTTCAAAGAAGCGGGCTCACTATGTCGAGATCGATGCTAAAGATGAAATATTGTTAATGACGTAG